The Saprospiraceae bacterium genome includes a window with the following:
- a CDS encoding DUF92 domain-containing protein has protein sequence MKVIIIMNITFIESYSLHFLVLLAIGVVSILSQYLVKNHYLEVESGRKILHLVSILSCALVIHLTENRASLGIIFMIFFIILMVIAHKNVLIPSERKSYGIALFAFAFAVLLWSDLPLKSILFGAVVLAISDALAGWIGQKYAVRKIVFLSESKSWLGFTVFFISTAIIAIAFIGFSPVILIIALIPALSELFSYKGSDNLTIPIIAAFWFNQMLDFSLNVYDLIYIVLLIPVGLIILKKKWLDESGLAAAVLTGSTVYFATSVFFLIPLLLFFITGSITSKLNPKQSDAAKGRNAVQVFANGLIALIFLLLFAYSNNQIFLVAFIASVCVSFSDTLSSDIGTWLKQKTYDILSLRPITPGLSGGISVAGTLAGLAGALVFSVINTQLFDLNFKEGVIIAIAGFTGMLVDSIIGSQWQAKYINSDQKLSEENNASLLLSKGYSWMTNDTVNLVSNGLVVVILILIIK, from the coding sequence ATGAAGGTAATAATTATAATGAACATAACTTTTATTGAATCATATAGTTTACACTTTCTCGTATTACTTGCAATAGGGGTCGTCTCCATTTTATCACAATATCTGGTAAAAAACCATTACTTGGAAGTAGAATCAGGGCGTAAAATTCTTCATTTGGTATCCATACTAAGTTGTGCTTTGGTCATTCATTTGACAGAAAACAGAGCCTCGTTGGGCATTATCTTCATGATATTTTTTATTATTCTAATGGTAATTGCCCATAAAAATGTCCTCATTCCAAGTGAAAGAAAGAGTTATGGTATTGCACTTTTTGCCTTTGCTTTTGCAGTACTACTATGGTCAGATTTGCCATTAAAATCAATTCTATTCGGGGCAGTTGTCTTAGCAATCAGTGATGCCCTTGCCGGATGGATCGGTCAAAAATATGCTGTAAGAAAAATTGTATTTCTTTCTGAATCCAAATCCTGGCTTGGATTTACTGTATTTTTTATCTCGACAGCCATTATTGCCATCGCCTTCATTGGATTTAGTCCTGTTATTCTTATCATTGCACTGATTCCGGCATTGAGCGAACTTTTTTCGTACAAAGGAAGTGACAATCTTACGATCCCCATTATTGCCGCCTTTTGGTTTAACCAGATGCTTGATTTTTCTTTAAATGTTTACGATCTTATTTATATTGTTCTTTTAATACCTGTCGGTTTAATCATTTTAAAGAAAAAATGGTTGGATGAAAGTGGTTTGGCAGCTGCGGTATTAACCGGCAGTACCGTTTATTTTGCTACGTCTGTTTTCTTTCTGATACCGCTTCTTCTGTTTTTTATCACAGGCAGTATAACATCCAAACTTAATCCCAAACAATCGGATGCTGCAAAAGGACGTAATGCTGTTCAGGTTTTTGCAAATGGGTTAATCGCTTTAATTTTTTTACTTCTATTTGCATATTCAAATAATCAGATATTTTTAGTTGCTTTTATAGCATCTGTATGCGTTAGTTTTTCAGATACTTTAAGCAGTGATATCGGCACATGGCTCAAACAAAAAACCTATGATATTTTGAGCTTACGTCCCATCACCCCGGGACTTTCAGGTGGCATTTCTGTAGCCGGAACACTGGCAGGTTTGGCAGGAGCTTTGGTTTTCAGTGTGATCAACACACAATTATTTGACCTGAATTTTAAAGAGGGTGTTATAATTGCTATCGCAGGATTTACAGGTATGTTGGTAGATAGTATTATCGGCAGCCAATGGCAAGCTAAGTATATCAATTCAGACCAGAAACTAAGTGAAGAAAACAACGCCAGTCTTTTATTATCCAAAGGATATAGCTGGATGACAAATGATACAGTGAATCTTGTAAGCAATGGGCTGGTGGTTGTGATATTGATATTAATAATCAAATAA
- a CDS encoding zinc-binding dehydrogenase codes for MQAIYLTKYGHSDKAFEFKETAIPKPKENEVLIKVKYSGLNFADVIARRGMYPDAPKNPAVLGYDVSGEIVGLGKGVSGFKTGQQVVAMTRFGGYAEYVTTHQSGVAVVPENFDLAAATVLATQACTAYYCAEDCVTLHKGDRVLIQAAAGGVGSILVQIAKHRGCIVYGTASGNKQEFIKSLGVDFAIDYTKEDFYQYINNSGQQIDVVFDSIGGSVFGKAMKLLAPGGKMVCFGAAEQLESRTNKLKLISMLWGFGLFSPISLLMQSKSIITVNMLRIADFRQNVFNEVLQAVIEMASSGMITPHVGKLFPAKEIAAAHDFLESRKSIGKVVIEW; via the coding sequence ATGCAAGCGATATATCTAACAAAATACGGTCATTCAGACAAGGCTTTTGAATTTAAAGAAACAGCGATTCCCAAACCGAAAGAAAATGAAGTTCTCATAAAAGTCAAATACTCCGGCCTTAACTTTGCGGATGTAATCGCCCGCCGGGGCATGTATCCTGATGCGCCAAAAAATCCGGCAGTTTTGGGATATGATGTATCAGGTGAAATTGTAGGACTGGGAAAAGGAGTAAGCGGTTTTAAAACAGGTCAGCAAGTAGTCGCAATGACCAGGTTTGGCGGGTATGCAGAATATGTAACCACGCATCAAAGTGGCGTTGCTGTTGTCCCGGAAAACTTCGATCTCGCTGCTGCTACCGTATTGGCTACACAGGCCTGCACAGCTTACTATTGTGCGGAAGATTGCGTTACATTGCATAAAGGCGACAGAGTACTGATTCAGGCAGCGGCCGGTGGTGTAGGTAGTATTTTGGTACAAATCGCAAAACACAGAGGATGTATTGTATATGGAACTGCGTCCGGTAATAAACAGGAATTCATCAAATCACTCGGAGTAGATTTTGCCATCGACTACACCAAAGAAGATTTTTATCAGTATATAAATAATTCAGGACAGCAGATTGATGTCGTATTTGACAGTATTGGCGGAAGTGTTTTTGGAAAAGCCATGAAACTATTGGCTCCGGGTGGCAAGATGGTGTGTTTTGGCGCTGCCGAACAATTGGAATCACGCACAAACAAACTCAAATTGATCAGTATGCTGTGGGGATTTGGACTGTTCTCCCCTATTTCACTCCTGATGCAATCCAAATCCATCATTACAGTAAACATGCTCCGCATTGCAGATTTCAGGCAAAATGTATTCAATGAAGTATTGCAGGCTGTGATTGAAATGGCTTCAAGTGGAATGATTACACCTCATGTCGGCAAACTTTTTCCTGCAAAAGAAATAGCAGCAGCGCACGATTTTCTGGAATCAAGAAAATCAATCGGAAAGGTGGTAATAGAATGGTGA